The following coding sequences lie in one Musa acuminata AAA Group cultivar baxijiao chromosome BXJ3-1, Cavendish_Baxijiao_AAA, whole genome shotgun sequence genomic window:
- the LOC103989198 gene encoding 11 kDa late embryogenesis abundant protein-like, with protein MQAGKNAMASVKETAENVAASAKAGMDKTKATVQEKVEKMTARTPAQKEMAEERKQEKIREAEVNKQETMQSNAVENQQTLAGGQVADPGFYPVEGAASGGTGAARPSAAHDPFLGPR; from the exons ATGCAAGCCGGGAAGAATGCCATGGCGTCCGTGAAGGAGACCGCCGAAAACGTCGCTGCCTCGGCCAAGGCTGGCATGGACAAGACCAAAGCCACCGTCCAGGAGAAG GTGGAAAAGATGACGGCACGCACGCCGGCGCAGAAGGAGATGGCGGAGGAGCGCAAGCAAGAGAAGATCCGGGAAGCCGAGGTCAACAAGCAGGAGACGATGCAGTCCAACGCGGTCGAGAACCAGCAGACCCTCGCCGGCGGCCAGGTCGCCGATCCGGGATTCTACCCTGTCGAGGGAGCGGCAAGCGGCGGGACCGGGGCGGCGAGGCCGTCCGCGGCCCACGACCCCTTCCTCGGCCCCCGGTA